The Arachis ipaensis cultivar K30076 chromosome B07, Araip1.1, whole genome shotgun sequence genomic interval CATTatgtaaagaagaaaatgaaatgaaacacaTAAAGAAAATGACATAGTATGCTTGATAATCAAGTTTGTCATAACCTGAgaaaaaaaagggtattttttttcatcatctaaattccttttttttttccttttctattttaaGATGTAGGGATATGGATGATATTACATGGAGAACATAGATTCTTAAGCTCTATTGAAGGCAAAAGACCATCATCACTTTCACTAGTGGATATGATGGTCAGATACAATCTGAGTGGAACCTAACCCCATGTATCTGTCGTACAATTTGCAGCATCACAAGTAGATAGCTGTAGATGCAAAATGTATTAATAATTCTGTTAAAAATTCGGAAAGAAGTTTGTGCTGTAAAATCACATAACACTACATAGTAAGTGGAAAGAAAATGacaggaagaagaaaatagatttgTTAGGTTAAAGGTCAAGATTCAAGGGCAAATTATGTGAAGCCATAAGCTATAAAAATAGTTAAAACTGAACCTTCCAGAGATAACTTAAGTTCCTTGTTCAGAGCATGGGACACTTACTTGGAGTTTGGAACCAGAATTTCATCTCCTTGTCTTACTTTAATTTGTAATTAAGAGGAATATAGAAGTCAAATAAAATTGGCAAGTTACCTCACTCACTCTTCTCTGAATAGCAGCTTCAATGCATTTGATGactctttctttttctccttcagTATCAAGTGTGCATCCATCCATATGCCGAATAAAATACTCCTAAAGGTATCCATAAATTCTTTAGTCCAAATTTCTCAATTGTTTGGATTTGTTTGAAGAATTAGATTGAATTTTACACCTTAATACTTCAAACCTTGCAGAACAATCAACTTAAAGCGAATTTAGAGGTACATATGTCTAAACCAATAAGTACTAGAAAAACCGAATTGAGAAAAGATGCATCTTTCAAGGATAAAACATCTGAATTGTCTAAAGAACAACACATTATATTCTCTAAAATGGAGTATAAAACACTATACCTGGGATGCATAAGGAGCATCTGAAGAGATTGTGGCATGGAAAACAACATATTGCATATCAGTAAGAGTGCAAACAATGTCAAACATGAGTTTGGCCCGATCTTTGCACCGGACACTAACCACCGAGTATCCTTTTTCCTCGCAGCGTTCGATTGTGATCTTTGGCCTTGAGGAAGATGAATAATCAGCATCTGTTGTTGCTCCAGACCCTTCATAATCGCGATCAGCGAACAACATTTGGTGCAGCCTTCTATCCATATGGGTGAACCCCATGGAGAAGTTAGTCCTAGCAACTTTGTCACCATCCTCGCAGCCGCGCAAAATGTTGTTAAGCTGCTCCTCCATAAGGCATAATCTATTTGGATGATCCACAGCCTGGGTTGTAGTGTCACTGACATAAAGGACACAAGCTATTCTTCTATTATGAGTCCAAACCTCAGCTGCAACCACATTGAAATGGAGGCTAGCAAGGACAGCAGAGATCTCGGACAAGAGACCTGGCCGGTCTCTGCCAATAAGCTCAATCGATGTATGATCACCAACAGAATGCACTCCAACACGCTTGCTTGGCCAATTCTTCACCCCTTCTGTGCTCTGGCCCTTTGGTCCTAGAGCCTATTATAAAAGAACTGTTAAGAAGTAGCCCTCAGTGTCTGTGATATGTGCATTCATTTGAAATTTCATTGTGCTGCTCAAATTCTTTGCAACTACaactatatatagatatatatatatatacaccagATTATACCTTTTCCACAAAGTCAATGGTTTTGCTATCTGTTATCTTCTTTCCTTGTTGATCCGTCACATGAAACACTGTTTATTCCATCACTTGAACAGGTTAGTTAATCAAATATAAGTAGTACCTACTTCATGGACACATTCTTGTAGTAAATACATTTCTAGTCAAAGTTAAATTTAATTAGAAAAAAAGTACCATCCATAAACCATCCTCCATCAGAAGATATGTAGGCTTTGGTAATTATGAAGTCAAGATCTGTCAAGATTTGCACCACTTCCAGCAGAATTCCAGGTTTGTTAACACTATCAACCTGCAATTTTGTAGTGGACAAAAATAAAAATCCATTACTTATAGTAGTAATATGTATGAATGATCCAAATTaatgaaattttttaaatgataCATATTATGCTATGCCCTATAAGTTTAAAACTCAAAGGTTCAAGAAACTTTGAAAAACCATTTGAGAAGGTAGGATTCCTAAGAAGCTGAGTGGCCAAACCAAATCCTAAAGAGGCCATGGAAGATGCCACAATTATTTATTTGATAAATTATACCTTGATAAGAGTACAATCATGGCAACTAGTGTTGTCCACAGAGACCCTGCATGCGAAGAAGCGCAAACAAATTTTACAAATCAACGAGTCATTTATACTCCACTATGGATTCGCTCTCTATCCTCTTCTTTATAACAAGTTTTTGTTAGGAATCAAAGCAGCTTATTTAAATTTACGTGTTCCATGATTTAGCAATCTTGTTTCTCCAATTAGTTATCataaagaaattgtaattcaatgaacCTTGGAGGATTCATTCTGTTGCTGAAGTTCTCATACTCAGGATCAAAATATGGCCAACAAACTCTAGCCATTAAACGAACTTCTCGCTCTTCCTGGATCATCATGAAAACATCTTATCCTGGTTAGGCTATGAACAAATTAAAACCAGTAAacattttctattttcatttagGAGCATAAATTCAAAAAACAATATTTATATCTACTATTTTTTATATACTTTTACAATTTATATTGAAAATAGttgataaaaaagaaagaaagataaaacattttattttttgtactttaaaaaaataataaaaatctttTTCAGTTATAAATATATGATTCTCCAAATGCCATATATAAATGACGAGCATAAAACTTATGGGTAAACAAAAATTTAGCATTTTTCATTTACCTCACACTTGTCACATCTAAGAAAAATGCAACAAACACTTGGGGTTAGTAACACAATAGCATCTTGAGAAAATGACCAAAAAGGACTCAAATGTGACATAAAGATTTGATTCCAAGTTTAACTCGAAtacttatgttttttttttctacaaaaaAATAGATATATATTCTTTGTGACTTCTACCATTAGACAAGATCACAAGAGAGCAGAGAGCTTCCGTGCCAAATTGTCTCCAATTATCTCACATTATTATTCTCACGATTAAGAAAGGCTAATATTATCAAAACTTTAGGactcttaggtagcgtttggtggagagacagagacgaaaagactgagactgagagacagagactaagagacagtgactgaaataaatctcagtattctgtttggtgcaaaatgggagacaggaattaaaacaagaatgaaactctaatttaatttgcacaaagggtaaaattggaattaattaattgaaatgaaagtattttaggtataaaatgttattaaagtttcaatctccatctctaaaaatttcagtcccctgtgtccctactttttggaggtactgaaatactgaaattttagagacagagacagaaattttagtaccagtctctgaactaacaaacacgatactgagtctcagtctctcagtctctgtctcagtacctcaaaacaaacgctaccttaacgAACGACCTCTTCTAAAATTAGATAAAGAAAACAAGGAATTTACTTATGAATTTAGAATTTCTTTGGTTGAGATCCTTTtgtttacttaaaaaaaaaaacaaataaataaaagatgGCATAAGACCACTCTccctgttttttattttctttatttttaaaattttacttgaaaatacttttaaaaagaaaaaaaaatagagagtgAAAAGAGGAATGAAttctcttcatttcttttttcttaattttttttataaagtgTGGTTTTTTATCATACACTTTTTAagtatgattaaaaaaaatatatgaaaaatatgttaaataataaaagatcacacttataaattttttttaaaaaagattaaaaaaaatccattttcaatgaaaaatatttagaattaagTGGGATTCACAATACACTCCCTCACATCTATTTTTTGTTGGACACCACACTTCCTCACATCTAAGtggtttaataatttaatattatattggactgaataaattttgatattaattaACTTGAGTTGAGTGGAATAAACTCATTCtaaaaattaattcaaaagaTAAAAGATATCTCATATTTATAAATTCTTCAAAAacgatatttttaaaataggtgGGACCTGAAAATTTTAATAGCATGTAAAGTTACCACTTCAGTAATGCAATAGAATCCTGTAAGAAAATTCGttgacccaattaaaaaaaaataattaaaaaatggcaaccactatatatatataccataTCATTATTGGAgcaaatataaaaatatgtatCACTATATATAGGCCTGACAACAGAACAATGATCAGTTTTTATAAAGTCAAACTCATGCATAAaaattttcacaataaatttgattataaaactcttttatcaaaattttcactttttttttccaACCAAATATCCCTTAGAGCAACTTCACAATAATGTGTAAAAATGTCATATATACTACATATTGAGGCTGCAGAAGAAACAATGGCTACTGAAAAAaagtttataaatttaaatacgCTGTTTAGAATAATTAAATTAGAGTATATTTTGTTCTTGTTTCAGttcatttttttctctattttattgtgttgagctcgtttgttaaaaaaaattaaatgagatGGGTCAATTACATTTAAATATACTCCAACAAAATGCTTATGGCATATTTAACTATTTTAATAGGTGAAAAGAACTAATGGGAAGACTCTTGAACAGGTTCTATTCGGTAGTGGATGGTGGGTTGCCTTACACAGCATTTTTCACATCTTGAATAGTAACAGAGAAGGTGTGGGGGAAATCTAGAAAAGAGTGTTATTGTTTTCActttggatttataatttaaaaacacacacacacacacacacgataGATGAGTGTTCAATTTGTTCCAACACAAATCCCAAATTTGATTTACTAATTACATTTTTTTTCCCCATAAACAATAGCCATCTTTGTCATTGAACTTTGGCGTGGTTCCTACTCTAACACTACTTATATATATAACTAACGTACAAATTGTTGTTTTATTATTCTAAATTAAGTTTGGGCTCTACTTTTGGATATACAAAATAACAGAATTcgctaaataaaaagaaagagggaagaaattaaaaagagaaggaAGTCTTGAAGGAATAATTAACGAGCAGAAGatacataattattggaagcaaagAGAATAAAGAGCATGATTATATGCATAAATCAATGAAGGAAGAAATTGAATGAAGCACAGACCTTAATATAATTGGAATTTGGAAagtagagaagagaagaagttGGTGGAATAATATTATCGGAGGCAGCGGCGCAAGGTAGCTGAGCTTGTTGTAGGTTTTCCAGTTTCTTAcatgatgagagagagagagagagagagagagagagagagagagagaagaggtgaTGGTGATGCAGCAGAATCACATGTACTTCGTTTTATATATGTAGACAAAGTTAGAGAAGAGAAAAAACAGAACAACCTTTGTGTCTCTGCTTTCGACGTTGGAATACCACTTAAtacatctctctctctctaaaaagaATTGAAGCACTCAAGCATGGCAAATGGCGTGGTGCTGTGAGGTGGGAAGTTAGAACCCATtcaatattaatttattattaataattttttattttctactgCATCTCCCAACCCCCAACTCGATTAATGATTAATCCGCTATGGagctttatttaaaaatttgttgctaAACAAATGAAATTACATAAATTTGGTTTCAAATACAGTG includes:
- the LOC107605986 gene encoding ACT domain-containing protein ACR3 isoform X2, which translates into the protein MARVCWPYFDPEYENFSNRMNPPRVSVDNTSCHDCTLIKVDSVNKPGILLEVVQILTDLDFIITKAYISSDGGWFMDVFHVTDQQGKKITDSKTIDFVEKALGPKGQSTEGVKNWPSKRVGVHSVGDHTSIELIGRDRPGLLSEISAVLASLHFNVVAAEVWTHNRRIACVLYVSDTTTQAVDHPNRLCLMEEQLNNILRGCEDGDKVARTNFSMGFTHMDRRLHQMLFADRDYEGSGATTDADYSSSSRPKITIERCEEKGYSVVSVRCKDRAKLMFDIVCTLTDMQYVVFHATISSDAPYASQEYFIRHMDGCTLDTEGEKERVIKCIEAAIQRRVSEGVSLELCAKDRVGLLSEVTRILRENGLTVCRAGISTRGEQALNVFYVRDASGNPVDMKTMEALRKEIGKTMVVEVKRVPGNSSRAPAETRGWGKTSFFFGNLFEKFLA
- the LOC107605986 gene encoding ACT domain-containing protein ACR3 isoform X1, which produces MMIQEEREVRLMARVCWPYFDPEYENFSNRMNPPRVSVDNTSCHDCTLIKVDSVNKPGILLEVVQILTDLDFIITKAYISSDGGWFMDVFHVTDQQGKKITDSKTIDFVEKALGPKGQSTEGVKNWPSKRVGVHSVGDHTSIELIGRDRPGLLSEISAVLASLHFNVVAAEVWTHNRRIACVLYVSDTTTQAVDHPNRLCLMEEQLNNILRGCEDGDKVARTNFSMGFTHMDRRLHQMLFADRDYEGSGATTDADYSSSSRPKITIERCEEKGYSVVSVRCKDRAKLMFDIVCTLTDMQYVVFHATISSDAPYASQEYFIRHMDGCTLDTEGEKERVIKCIEAAIQRRVSEGVSLELCAKDRVGLLSEVTRILRENGLTVCRAGISTRGEQALNVFYVRDASGNPVDMKTMEALRKEIGKTMVVEVKRVPGNSSRAPAETRGWGKTSFFFGNLFEKFLA
- the LOC107605986 gene encoding ACT domain-containing protein ACR3 isoform X3; the encoded protein is MMIQEEREVRLMARVCWPYFDPEYENFSNRMNPPRVSVDNTSCHDCTLIKVDSVNKPGILLEVVQILTDLDFIITKAYISSDGGWFMDVFHVTDQQGKKITDSKTIDFVEKALGPKGQSTEGVKNWPSKRVGVHSVGDHTSIELIGRDRPGLLSEISAVLASLHFNVVAAEVWTHNRRIACVLYVSDTTTQAVDHPNRLCLMEEQLNNILRGCEDGDKVARTNFSMGFTHMDRRLHQMLFADRDYEGSGATTDADYSSSSRPKITIERCEEKGYSVVSVRCKDRAKLMFDIVCTLTDMQYVVFHATISSDAPYASQEYFIRHMDGCTLDTEGEKERVIKCIEAAIQRRVSELSTCDAANCTTDTWGCEP